Genomic window (Drosophila albomicans strain 15112-1751.03 chromosome X, ASM965048v2, whole genome shotgun sequence):
AACATACCTTATCTGGGTTCGGGGATTCCATAATCTGTCGCAACTGATCGTTGTAGTGTTCAACGATCACTGTTTCTACAGCCACAGTGCAGGCCATGGCGGCCTTCTCACCCATCAGCGCTGTGCCCGCGCCCAGGGCAAATGCAGCCACATTCCAAATGGGCGCCATGACTGTGGGACGCACTCGATGGTGTTGTATTAGATGCTCGAATTGCTTGCGATGCTCCTTCTCCTGCTCCCACATATGCTCAATTGTTTTGCCCATGGGCCCATTGCCCAGAATTGCCATTTGTCCCGCATATATGCGATCGGCGCCCAATTCGCCAGCATGATCCACGCGTATAATCTCATCTGTTAGCGGTGTTGGTCGAGGGCGCAATGGAGGCTTTGGTTTACTGTCGGTATTGGCATTGGGGGAAGAGGTGGCGGTGCTGCAGCGTCTGGAAAGACGGATAATCTGCTTGCCCGCACTACTGGCGGTTCTTAGCATTGTTTGGCTGTAAATAGAAGAGTCATAATATCATAAATACGTATctttgaaatcaattttagaCTGAGGTTTTTTGTCATAGCTTAAGGATTGAAGACAATACATTTCATGATTCCTTTTTTATGGTTTCGCCACAGGAATTTGCAAGGAGAAGTGCTTGAATGGCGGTAAATGCATACAAAAGGACAAATGCCAATGCTCAAAAGGATATTACGGCCTGCACTGTGAATACTGTGAGTGTAATCCTCGATACTCGATTCATGCTCAGTGtgtaacttatttaatttgttgttgccgcattGCAGCCAAGTGCGTGATACCGTGCAAGAATGGCGGACGCTGCATTGGCAACAATATGTGCCGCTGCCCGAACGGACTCGATGGTCATCATTGCGAAATTGGACGCAAGCAGCGTTCCACCTGCAAGTGCAGCAACGGTGTCTGCTTGGGCAGCAACAAGGAATGCAAGTGCCAGGATGGCTATCAGGGACGCCACTGTCGACGTCGTAAGTCCCAGCAGAGGAGACACTATGGTTGATCTTCTACACtgtctgtctcgctctctctacAGGCATTACAAATCGTTCGCTTTGAGCGCTGTTTGTTCTCTCTCGCTGGGCCCACAATGGACACGCACCAACATGTCACatgtaaaataacaaatacaaccacttaaacaaacaaaaacaagttaaaCGTAATCGTACACGTTTGTTTGGGGCTCCACTTCCAACAACAattatactatttaaaatgaaaatggacaaaacgaaataatactaattgtgatacaaattttttttgtaatttaaaattcttaaataaaaactaaactaaaacaaaaaaaaaaaaaaacaaaacaaaacactcaCTTGTATCAGGTAACAATTGACAATAAGAATTTTATGCAACAGTTCACGGAATGCAGACacaatgtttttattattttacgaCCGGACCGGCTGATAATTGGACTACTAGGGATGGAGAAAAATCGACGACATATCGATGACATGTTCGTGCatcttaaaattataatttggttaattaatgattttgcagcgaaatattatttagatAATCATTTAGCATGATAAAATGATTCTTTTAGATGAATTCTAACTTTAAtataacgaaataaaaaaaatacaaattttataagtgacagtagtatttttataccaataAGAATATACAACATCGTGTACGGTCTCCCATGTAGTGTTGCACAACATCCGCAGAAGTGCTGCCAGTCAGTAT
Coding sequences:
- the LOC117574137 gene encoding 5-demethoxyubiquinone hydroxylase, mitochondrial, translating into MLRTASSAGKQIIRLSRRCSTATSSPNANTDSKPKPPLRPRPTPLTDEIIRVDHAGELGADRIYAGQMAILGNGPMGKTIEHMWEQEKEHRKQFEHLIQHHRVRPTVMAPIWNVAAFALGAGTALMGEKAAMACTVAVETVIVEHYNDQLRQIMESPNPDKELLETITKFRDEEQEHHDTGIDCGAEQAPFYNALTEVIKFGCKTAIAISKKI